A part of Vicia villosa cultivar HV-30 ecotype Madison, WI unplaced genomic scaffold, Vvil1.0 ctg.000823F_1_1, whole genome shotgun sequence genomic DNA contains:
- the LOC131631441 gene encoding uncharacterized protein LOC131631441 → MATVMADKKSKTKIVCTIGPASEFLPMIEKLLRTCMNVARFNFSHGSYDYHQETLDNLRTAMDNTGILCAVMPVLSKSSGLLFEKRLIERHIQWNEGDGAFYGPKIDISVSDALSRKFQCANLQTGSLQLDFQLPDRFKLEFSAEDEAKIERPVMIHRAILGSF, encoded by the exons ATGGCGACGGTTATGGCGGACAAGAAATCGAAAACGAAGATCGTCTGTACCATCGGTCCCGCATCAGAGTTCCTTCCCATGATCGAGAAGCTTCTCCGAACATGCATGAACGTCGCTCGTTTCAACTTCTCTCATGGCTCTTACGATTACCATCAGGAAACCCTAGATAATCTCAGAACCGCCATGGATAATACCGGTATCCTCTGCGCCGTCATGCCCGTGTTGTCCAAAAGCTCTGGGCTTTTGTTCGAGAAGCGATTAATCGAGAGACACATACAG TGGAATGAAGGGGATGGAGCATTCTATGGACCAAAGATAGATATCAGTGTATCTGATGCGCTGAGTAGAAAATTCCAGTGTGCAAATCTACAG ACTGGCTCCTTGCAGCTTGACTTCCAGCTTCCTGATCGTTTTAAGTTGGAATTCTCAGCTGAGGATGAAGCCAAAATTGAGAGGCCTGTTATGATACACAGAGCCATTCTAGGATCATTTTAA